Genomic DNA from uncultured Ilyobacter sp.:
AAGAGCAGCATGAGGTCTGTTTACTTTTATAAAAACCTCATCACTTATGGCATCTAGCGAGGGCATTATCACATCTGCCTCTATTATATCCTCAATAACTTCATCAAAATGAAGAAGGGTCGAGTTTGTTATCACCGCCACCTTTGAATCGGTATTTTCCTTTACCCAGCTTATAAGTGTTCCTATGTCACTGTTCAGTGTGGGTTCACCGCTCCCTGAAAAGGTTATATAGTCAGGTTTTATTTTTTTTAAGGCATTTTTTAGCTCTATCTTGACCTCTTCAAGATTTACGTAACTTCCTCTCTCACTGAAAGTTTTGCTGTTTCCCCCACATTCACAGTATATACAGTTGAGATTGCAGGTTTTTGCCTCTACAAGGTCAACTCCCAGTGAGACTCCTAGCCTCCTAGACGGAACTGGTCCAAATACATGTTTATACATAAGTTTCCCCCTTAATATTCTACAAGTGAGTAAATAGCTCCTGCCAACCTGTAAGGATGATGCCTTACTGTACCTTTTTCACTTATCTCAAGAAGTTTTTGCTCCAAAATATCTATTTTCATTTTTTCTAGATTTTCAAAGTCGACCTCTACTCTTCCGGCACCTTCCTGATTATATTTTTCCATTATACATTCAGGTATCTCACTGGAGTCGGTGACAACTACATCCAAAAATTCTCCACCAACATGCCGATTTATAGCCTTTATATGATCTGATACAGTATAACCTCTGCTTTCTCCAGGCTGCTGCATCGCATTACATATATACACTTTTTTAGCCTTTGATTTTATAAGAGACTCTTTCATCTCTGGTATGAGAAGATTTGGAATTATGCTGGTATAAAGACTTCCTATTCCCAGCACTATCAAATCCGCTTTCTCTATTGCTTCTAGAGCTTCTTTTACAGGTTTGGGATTTTTTTCAAAAAACACTCGCTCTATGCTCTTATGAGTTTTTGGAATCATAGACTCTCCGGCTATTATTTCTCCATCTTCCATCTCTGCCAAGAGTGTGACACTTTCACAGGTAGAGGGCAATATATTACCCCTGATATCAAATACTTTTCTGAGACCCTTCATAGCACTAACCAGATCCCCTGTGACTCCCACCATAGCTGTAAGGAGTAAGTTTCCAAGGGGATGCCCCCCTAGACTGCTGTCCCCTTTGAACCTGTACTGAAGAAGTTCCTCTACTAAAGGTTCCACTTCACTTAATGCCACCATTACATTTCTCAAATCACCAGGTGCAGGCATATCAAATTCATCTCTCAGTTTACCGCTGCTCCCTCCATCGTCTGCCACCGTTACTATAGCAGTGATCTCTACCGGGAAATGTTTAAGCCCTCTAAGGAGAACCGAAAGCCCTGTTCCTCCACCTATCACGACAACTTTTGGTTTTATATACATAAAATATCTTTCCCTTCTAAAATGAATTTTGACATTATTTCCACATAGTTATACTACTTCTCAAAGTTTATTTTTTCAAGAAAAACCTTTAAATGGCACCTAAACTTCAAATAATTCCAAAAGAAAAGGAGCCTGTAGGCTCCTCTAAACTCTTACTTTTTAAGTTCTTCTAACAGATATTTATACTGCTTAAGCATTATATTTAAAAATATTTTTTTAGGGAATTGATACCATTTGAATTTCATCCCCTCAATTCCTCTAAGAGAATCTGACAACATTTTTTTCAGAAATTCAAGCTCTTCAAAACTAACTTTAACTTCCTTTTTATCCTTCTTTTCACATTCATTTTTTAGGTAATCCAAAAATGCCATTACTCCCTGGCCTTGAGGTATAGGAGAGCTTCCAAATTGTTTTTTTATCTCGTCTATAAATTTAGATAAAAACTTTTTATTGGCTTTATCTAGATTAATTGTATATTTTCTCTTTGATTTACCTATCTTTTGCATTGTGTTCATCATACCCGCCATAGAACTCATGTTGTTCATTTGCATAGGATTTAGATTATTAGGGTTAATCCTTTGACCTTTCATTCATTCTCCTCCATACATAACAAGTTTTTTACTTATTTTAAAATTTTCCTATTATTTTCTCTATCTCTTTTTTTGATACGCCTCCATGTCTCAAAATAAAAGGATTTTCTCTCATATCTATAACAGTGGACTCTATTCCAAGGTTACAGGCTCCTCCGTCCACAAGTATATCCACTCTTTTTTTAAACTCTTCACTTAAATCTGAAAATTTCTTTGGGCTGGGTTCTCCAGATATGTTAGCACTTGTAGTGGCCAATATACCTCCACAAGATTTTATTATATCCAGTGCAAGGGGATGATTTGGCATCCTAACCCCTATACTGTCCCCTCCAGATACCATTACATAAGGAACGTTCTCCTTTTTACGGAGAATTATTGTCAAGGCTCCCGGCCAGAAAAAATTCATAAGTTTTTCAATATTCTCTTTGTTTTTATCAATATAGGCTATCTTTTCTACAATACTCTCATCACTTACAAGGGCTATAAGGGGAGAAGAAAATGTTCTTTCCTTAGCCGCATATATTTTCTTAAGTGCCTCTTCTTTTTCGATGACCGCTCCCACACCATAAACTGTATCTGTGGGATACACAATCAGTTCTCCAGACTTAACTTTTTTTGCCACAGCAGGAAGATCCATGTTTTTCAAATCAAAAACAATCTGTTTCATACATCTCCACCTCATCTGTTCATTTCATAAAATATAAGGTATTTTAACATATTAAAAAAAAAAAAGCTAGTATCCTGAGAACTGCTTTTACTCTTTGTTCTGATATTTTTACTCTTTTTTTTACCTATGACATTATCATTAAAAATTCTCATATAGAGAAAAAAAGTATTAAAAATATATATATTTCTGAGAAAAATTAGACTTAATTTTAATTTCTCTCTTAGTTTGAAAGTGAGACGGGCTTGAAATTCCCAATTTTTAAGGTTATTATCTTTAATGAGGAAATTTTTATATCAATGTAAAAAGGGGAGAAATTTTATGCAATTAGTAAATACCAAAAACAAAAAGCTGGCTCTGCTGGCAGCTTTTTTTATGTTCACAGTTTCAAACAGCTATTCCATGTCTGCAACTTCAAATGAAGTCTTCATGGTAGAAAATGAAAGCAAAATACCAGTATCCATATCCATTTCCACAGGAGTTTTAAATGGTGAGTCTAAAGAATATGTATACGACAATTTCTTGGGAACAGATCAAAAAGTCAGCGAACTGACATGGGGTTTAGATAATGTCTTAATGGTCGGTGCAGAGACTTCTATAGGATTAACTGACAGAATTTCACTTAACTTCGGGGCATGGTTTAATACCAGTGATGGCAGTAATAGTATGACTGATTACGACTGGAGAACGGGGGAAGATGAAAAATGGACCGATTATTCCAGCAGCAACTCTGATTTAGAAGAAGGAATGATGCTCGATGCCAATTTCGATATAGTAATAATTTCTAAACATAATTATTCACTTTCAGGTGTTTTAGGTTTTAGATATGATAAATTTAGGTGGAGTTCATATGATGTCAGTGGTGTTTACAGCTCAAAATACATTGCTTATGATAAATTAGACGGTTACTACTATGAAGATGAATTTCGAATACAAGATGTTGAACTTTACGGAGACAACATAGACTATGAACAAAAATTTTTCACTCCTTATATCGGTCTTGATTTTAATTATAAAATAAATAAATGGGTATTCACCTCATACGTAAGAGGAGCTATGTGGGCCTGGGGGGAAGCTACAGACATCCATTATTACCCGGACGATGGAACTTACACTTTAAATCAAGATTTTTGGGGATATCCAGCAGGGAGTGTTTCCTATCCTGATAGTAGCGAATCCTCTACCTCTATTGATGAAGTAGATAATATGTACTATATATCTTTAGGCCTAGGAGTTAACTACCTCTTTACCGAAACTTTTTCCTTGGGACTTTCACTAGACTTTCAAAAATATTACAGAGCAGAAGATGATAATTATGATGTGGTAGACCCAGATTATGATCCTGACTATATTTTCCAAAGCCGTGGAGGAATGTCCCACGAATCTTACATGATAACCCTATCTGCAAAATATTATTTATAATTTTAAAAAGGAGTCCGTGGGGACTCCTTTTTAAATTGCCTTATCAAGATCAAACCAGAATATCACCCTTCCAGCTTCTAGTTCTGCCCCATAGCTGCTTTTATGCTTTTCCAAGACTCCCTTTACTATGGCCAGACCAAGGCCCGTACCTTCACTGCTCCTGGACTTGTCCCCCCTATAAAAGGGAGCCCATAACTCTTCTAAGTCCTCTTCAGTCAGATCACTGCATCTGTTTATGACCTTTACCCTATATTTTTCCCCGTCTTCATCGACCTCGACTTTTATCTTCCCATTTTCCGGAGTATATTTAAAGGCATTGCTCACAAGATTTCCCAATACTCTTTTGATATATTTCCAGTCTCCCAAAGCCCATATATCATACTCAGGATATGATATATCATATTTTTCAAACTCCATATAATACTTATCCATTACCTGCCTTATCATCTTCCCCAGATTTATCTTTTCTATATCCAGT
This window encodes:
- a CDS encoding YvcK family protein; translation: MYIKPKVVVIGGGTGLSVLLRGLKHFPVEITAIVTVADDGGSSGKLRDEFDMPAPGDLRNVMVALSEVEPLVEELLQYRFKGDSSLGGHPLGNLLLTAMVGVTGDLVSAMKGLRKVFDIRGNILPSTCESVTLLAEMEDGEIIAGESMIPKTHKSIERVFFEKNPKPVKEALEAIEKADLIVLGIGSLYTSIIPNLLIPEMKESLIKSKAKKVYICNAMQQPGESRGYTVSDHIKAINRHVGGEFLDVVVTDSSEIPECIMEKYNQEGAGRVEVDFENLEKMKIDILEQKLLEISEKGTVRHHPYRLAGAIYSLVEY
- a CDS encoding L-threonylcarbamoyladenylate synthase codes for the protein MKQIVFDLKNMDLPAVAKKVKSGELIVYPTDTVYGVGAVIEKEEALKKIYAAKERTFSSPLIALVSDESIVEKIAYIDKNKENIEKLMNFFWPGALTIILRKKENVPYVMVSGGDSIGVRMPNHPLALDIIKSCGGILATTSANISGEPSPKKFSDLSEEFKKRVDILVDGGACNLGIESTVIDMRENPFILRHGGVSKKEIEKIIGKF
- a CDS encoding omptin family outer membrane protease, with product MQLVNTKNKKLALLAAFFMFTVSNSYSMSATSNEVFMVENESKIPVSISISTGVLNGESKEYVYDNFLGTDQKVSELTWGLDNVLMVGAETSIGLTDRISLNFGAWFNTSDGSNSMTDYDWRTGEDEKWTDYSSSNSDLEEGMMLDANFDIVIISKHNYSLSGVLGFRYDKFRWSSYDVSGVYSSKYIAYDKLDGYYYEDEFRIQDVELYGDNIDYEQKFFTPYIGLDFNYKINKWVFTSYVRGAMWAWGEATDIHYYPDDGTYTLNQDFWGYPAGSVSYPDSSESSTSIDEVDNMYYISLGLGVNYLFTETFSLGLSLDFQKYYRAEDDNYDVVDPDYDPDYIFQSRGGMSHESYMITLSAKYYL